ATTATCATGCCGTTTTCTCCAACCTTTTTGATCGTCACCATCATATACGCTTTCATTAATTTCCACGAATCGTTATTCCGTTTCTTTCGGTTCAACCACATGGCATACATGTCTGCGCATGTCTACCCGACTGCTCTAGGACGCGTATATGCGTTAACAAAAATCGGCAAAGACGCGACATATTTGTTAGGCGGTTCCTTGGCTCCCGTTATCTATGTTGATATTGGATATAGGAATCTAAATGTTATCATTGCAGCCGTTCTACTAACAGCATCGCCGCTTGCACTCGTCGGTAGCATTTTAAGGAGGCAGAAGCACATTGTAGGTCCTGTACAAACCTCGGACGAGGCAAGACCACTGTTTGCAGAGACAACTGGAAACCGTTAATGATTGAAATAAGCATTCTGTTTTGCAGGgggaataaacttatttatcTGAATTTAACTGAACTATGATCGAAGCAAATTAATAAAATGCTCTACTAATTATTAAAAGATGACTGTAGACagttaattgaattaaaatcatagataaataaatgatcaatTGCTGTTAAATCTGATTTCTGGTGTCAATTTTTTATGTTGTAACTGGAAAATATTAAGACTGTGTTAGTCGCTGCTTAAAGCTTGGGGCCCACTAGGACGCAAACACATTGGTCATTGCGCTTACGGCCTTGCGTTACGTCATAGTGAACCGGCCTTAGACTCCTAGTTTGATTAgaccatggagaaatattatttctccatgattagACCAACACGACGTAGTGGCTTCCAGCTATCCTACAGCATTTTACGGACAAATAAATAGTGTAGAAAATGAGCTTATTAGATTTTTTGGagtaaaatatttgatttattcatATTCAAAATAAACTATGTAACAGATTgaattaaaatcttaaaatgatACAAGTTCttaattaaaaatcattaagGTTTTATATAAAACCATGACCTGTCCTATTTATAGTACAACACAGAAGGGAGCACCCTGAACACAGTACGCAGTTTCTCGATTGCGAGTTGCCACAAGTTGAAAGAAATTGACAACATgaatgattaaaacaaatttaaaatatggGCTTTATAAATTAACACTGTTTGCAataagttaaattaaaaaaataatcacaaGCCATGTTTAATTCACAGTTAATCACCAATCACTTAGAGACGAGAATGGGGTCAAATGATAGTGACCACTACCCGAGTCTCGATTTGCAGTGTAGTTCAACTCTACTCATTACTTTGTTCGTGGACGTAACATAAATTTCACTTGAAGCCTGTAATGATCAGAAGACCAGTGTTTGTTTGGAAGGCCACCCATGTTCTCGGCATCTTCGTTTGTAAATAAAGGAAGCCAAGCAACTCGTTTAATGTCGGCGAATCTCATATCCGTTCTTGGGCGTGGCCGACTATTGAACATGAAATCCACGGTGCAGTTGGTTTTAGAGTGATTCGTGGTGACGAATCCATCATGATTCTGATACGTAGATTCCAAGTTGAGATTGTGATATAGCTGACCAATGGCAGGCAGACTATCATTTCTGTCAGCGTCAAATTGGTTTGAAGAAGTGATAGATTGTTGTGAAGGTGTAGATGATCTTTGTGTTTCTGTAGCCTCACTAGACAAGACAGCAGTGGTACCATGCTCGGCAGGTTTATAAAGAAATCTAGCCTTTGTAACGAGGCTAGATGAGGTTCTATCGTTGCCAAGGTGTTGTGAAGATGTAGGAAGACTTTTAACCATACTAGACATGCTGGCACCATCAGTAGCTTCTGTACATGTCTGATCGTCGTTCCTTTTAAGTCCTGTGTCATCTGGTGTTGCAGCAATACTTCTTGAATGTTCAGATGTGGATGCTAAACCGGCATTATTTGCCATCGTTGTAGCTCTGGTAGCTTCCGTCGTCTGCTCATAAGGCTTAGTTGCAATAACTGGTGGGTGGACATTCTCTGGCTTATTttctgaaaagaaaaacaaagaaaacaattgaccaatcatttaaaatcaataattcaTCTTAAGTAATGATGGTTTTGCAACCGCAAACCACTCTTCCTCTTCTAATAAATTAATCTAAATACTGCCACCAACAAACAATTATTACTAAGTGTCTTTAGCAAACATTCTGGAATCAAATGCTTTTTGTAGATATGTTAATTATTTACCAATTTTTCGGTTTTCTTTCATTTGTACGCTTACCTTTAATTTTCAATCCCATACGCTGTTTTATCAAACGTAAATACTGACACGACTCGGATATCCCAACTCTCTTGGGCAATAACGGCACATTGAGTCGTGATCCTCTCTTCGGACTATCTGCATACCACGGTTTGCAGACTTCATCAGACACCATACCACTGTAGTTTAACGTTCCGTTCTCGATGAATTTATACAGCGGGCTGTTTGGTTGGCTGTTAAAGTCACCACAAAGGATGATGGGACAGTATCCTGTATCGTTCTCGTTATTTACCTCGTACGCGACTTCATCAATTTCTGCCAACAAGTTGCTTAACTGAGCAAGTTTAATGTCCCCTCGTTTGGGATTGAATAGCAAGTGAGTATTGGCAACACAAAGTCTACAAGAAACTTGTTTTGATTTGAGAACCGCTATTAGTCCAACGTTGTCACGATCTAAGATGCGTACATTTGGGTGGTAGTACTCAACACTGCGGCACGATAACAACTCAAAGCAGTTATCACGGAAAAATATTGCACAGCCATCTTGCTTGTCTCCTGTACGCTTCTTGAATACGCAGCTGAAACCTGTAAGACAGTCATGGGAGTTAATAAACAAAAGATTACCATTGCAAGTGTGCTGTCTAACAAAGACATGATCTGGTGTCTATGAAATGAAGATTCAAGTTACTTTAGTTGTCTAGATCTTTTTTAGTTTTCACCCAATGACAAAATCACAAATGACAAATATAGCTATATTAGAATATTAGATAGTAGCTGATAACAGTATGGCTCACCTAATTTCTTGAGTTCTGGCTTAAACACATCATGGAAGTGCTCTTCCTGTACCTCTTGAAGACACATAAtctgaaacaaacaaaacatttatcACATCATTAAACATTTATCACATTACTTATGAATGGTGACAATTACTCTCTGTAGATGACAATATTCTTGAATTTGTCACAATTACTATTGACagtaaaaagtaataatttaacATTCTTGAAATGGTAACAGTTACTCTTATACTCTACATTCTGTAAATGACAAATAAGTGACAATTACATTTCCAAATAATTGACAACATTAAATAAGTGAAACATTAAATAAGTGACAATTACATTTCAAATAAGTGacaattatatttcaaataagTGACAATCAGAATCATATTTCAAATAAGTGAAACATTAAATAAGTGACAAATACATTTCAAATAAGTGACAATTACATTTCAAATAAGTGacaattatatttcaaataagTGAAACATTAAATAAGTGACAATTACATTTCAAATAAGTGACAATCATATTTCAAATAAGTGAAACATTAAATAAGTGACAAATACATTTCAAATAAGTGACAATTACATTTCAAATAAGTGACAATTACATTTCAAATAAGTGACAATTACATTTCAAATAAGTGACAATTACATTTCAAATAAGTGACAATTACATTTCAAATAAGTGACAATTACATTTCAAATAAGTGACAATTGCTTATTGAAGGTAATTAAGTTACAAAGTTAGCAATACTCTTACTTACATCAGCCTGTGAGTTTGTCAATTCACTCAACAGGTTTCTTTTTCTATACTCCCACTGTAGGTGTTCTGGTGCACAATGGTAATACAAGTCTGGGTGCATGTCCAGTAGATTTTGGGCTAGGATGTTATAGGAACAAACCGAGAACACATGACCGTCTCCATGGTGATTCGGCATCTTTCCATACGTTGTTTTCTTCCATTTTGGCCTGGATCTATATTCATCGGATACATTTTGTCCTAATTAATATGgaataaaaaattgaattgaattgagaaTGATATTTTAGGTTATTATGAGTGAAAATGCTGGGAAcaaatatatcattattatagtGATGTCTTATACTAGGAATGgcctatataatgtaaaaatgaGATCCATTAAACACTGGATAGTTTATTAAGTAAAATAAGtttgtattcatattcataCACATGGATATCTGAGaggaaagctctgtctacactatcaaactagtttgacaaaaaaagtgagatgtgcccaaatatggtagtgatatgacatcattatgtccatatatggcacactacatttttttgtcacataaagtgtagacaaagctttattgACAATTCAATGCTCACCATTACTCTCTTTTCTCATGCTTTTCTTCATGATATCAGATTCTTTCAACTCTTGACTACGTTTTCTGATGTCCTTCCACTTGTTCCAAAATGCACCGTCAGGCTGTTGCTGCTGTGCTGGTTGTCCATACTCCATTCCTTCCCCGTTATAATAAGCATGTCTTTCAGAGTTTGGCTGCATTTGTCTCGAATATGGATATTGATAGTTGTGTTGTTGAAGGGGTGGGGGAAATCCAAATTGTGAGCTAACAAATGGTGTACGATTACGAATAAAATTTAGGAATTGTGGATCAGGTGCTCGTTGTTGGCTCATAAACACGCGTCTACTGTTCATTATCAACCTATATTAATAGTACGATTAATAATCATCAAACACACTTGATTGGCCTATAAAAATACTATTGCTTTGCCAATAATAGGCCACCATGCATGCATGGGCATATTCATTGTATGTACAGAATTATTTCATTGTCAATGTCAATACAATAATCGGGACAAtaatggtatatatatatattctgttCCTGGTATATTTCTGTTTCTGTGACTACTTCTCTTTGTTTTTGGAAATTTACCCAGGTATTCTACTATCGCTAGATTAGTTGACTCATCTGGAAAAGATTTGTCTATCCATGCGATTCAATTGTGACCCTTTTTTGGAAAGATGGATCCCGTTTTAGAGTCGAATAGCAACGGCACAGTCCATGATGTGTTGTGGGTTCATTGGTTTCCAGGCACCTTTTACCTCTTTGTACAGTACACAATCATCATCCCGTTTAGCCACAGTCATCAAAACGCCATTCATCTAGCTAGGCCCAGCCATGCTTATTTCTATCACCTTGACTCGGGACGACTCCAATTTACAGGTGACTAAAAAGtactatttaggcctaataggctaggcctaaactagGAAGAGCCTAGTAAAGGTTGACAAGGCTTATGTAGGCCCTATAACCCAAAAATGCCACTTAAATAGTAGtacttataataattatatatacaattataataattaatatgcaaaGTTACCCAAATGTACTTCTTGATAGATGAAAACTACTATAATAAGAggctaattaataattatacggCGAAAAGAAAGAAtgcttttttaaacaaaacGCCCTCTAGAGAAGCGTGacgaattaaaaaaaaggcGATATATAATAGACTACTAGTCCTGACATTTCCACTCTAATAAGATGCTGAAGGCATTTCGTGTTAAAAGCGaataaacatgtgttttagGGTAATTTTGGGGTGCTGAATTCAAATTTGCTGTTTGCCCAGCtcaatttttagatcttcacccttaaaatgtgaaaaacaaaatggccgccatttcagacttattttggcttataacttgacttttaagtgacgtagcaagttaaaaatggtgtctatacctacctatgtttgtgatagtgAAGATTCcaactatattgttattaaagttgcaaATATTGtatttcagccgccatgttgaaatccaagatggccgccatttaaaacgtattttggcttataacttgacttttaattaacatagcaagttaaaaatagtttctatacctatgtttgtgatactaaGGATtctaaatatattgttattaaagttgtaaatattctatttcagcctccatgttggaattcaagatggtcgccatttaaaacgtattttggcttataacttgacatATAAGTAACATGAAGGTTAGAAATGATGtctatacagtaggcctacctatgtttgtgatactgaggattccaaatatattgtttattaaagttgtaaacagccgccatgttgaaatcaAAGATGGCGCATAttttaaacacacacacacagggTAGTAACAAGTGCGaggcaaacaaacaaatgaaaatgaaaaactcaCAAAAGGATTGttctttatgtgtaaaatattttaaaacgagatagatgataatgatgatcattgtcaagtgtt
The window above is part of the Antedon mediterranea chromosome 10, ecAntMedi1.1, whole genome shotgun sequence genome. Proteins encoded here:
- the LOC140060096 gene encoding uncharacterized protein gives rise to the protein MNSRRVFMSQQRAPDPQFLNFIRNRTPFVSSQFGFPPPLQQHNYQYPYSRQMQPNSERHAYYNGEGMEYGQPAQQQQPDGAFWNKWKDIRKRSQELKESDIMKKSMRKESNGQNVSDEYRSRPKWKKTTYGKMPNHHGDGHVFSVCSYNILAQNLLDMHPDLYYHCAPEHLQWEYRKRNLLSELTNSQADIMCLQEVQEEHFHDVFKPELKKLGFSCVFKKRTGDKQDGCAIFFRDNCFELLSCRSVEYYHPNVRILDRDNVGLIAVLKSKQVSCRLCVANTHLLFNPKRGDIKLAQLSNLLAEIDEVAYEVNNENDTGYCPIILCGDFNSQPNSPLYKFIENGTLNYSGMVSDEVCKPWYADSPKRGSRLNVPLLPKRVGISESCQYLRLIKQRMGLKIKENKPENVHPPVIATKPYEQTTEATRATTMANNAGLASTSEHSRSIAATPDDTGLKRNDDQTCTEATDGASMSSMVKSLPTSSQHLGNDRTSSSLVTKARFLYKPAEHGTTAVLSSEATETQRSSTPSQQSITSSNQFDADRNDSLPAIGQLYHNLNLESTYQNHDGFVTTNHSKTNCTVDFMFNSRPRPRTDMRFADIKRVAWLPLFTNEDAENMGGLPNKHWSSDHYRLQVKFMLRPRTK